One Pyramidobacter piscolens W5455 genomic region harbors:
- a CDS encoding membrane protein, with the protein MDWTPLLRGELRLTLDILAGFLIGALIIRTGLADKALRRALPRLKRWGIGATLGAALTVSLGSSKAGAAVVASALDSGRISPRTAKWGTLLLAFPAYARRWVATMILSCSLAGRAGAFFALTLLLRSAAKFALELFILNRGEHDDRPQEENAAASRGESARNFGLKLLKTLPLAWFFYALAVLAVPWAEKYLQIWLRGSAFFPLPAMAVAAASFAHVSAALALAGGSLAAGELSVAQAVFALLFGNSLSLITRLVRTNAGYYFGFFPRAVAQSMLLWNVAVSAALSLLTLALAALPLCF; encoded by the coding sequence ATGGACTGGACGCCCCTGCTCCGCGGCGAACTGCGGCTGACGCTCGACATCCTCGCCGGATTTTTGATCGGCGCGCTGATCATCCGCACCGGACTGGCCGACAAAGCGCTGCGGCGCGCCCTGCCGCGGCTGAAACGCTGGGGCATCGGCGCTACGCTCGGCGCGGCGCTGACCGTCAGCCTCGGCTCGTCGAAAGCCGGTGCCGCCGTAGTGGCTTCGGCGCTGGACAGCGGCCGCATCTCACCGCGCACGGCCAAATGGGGCACGCTGCTGCTGGCCTTTCCGGCCTACGCGCGCCGCTGGGTCGCGACGATGATCTTGTCGTGCAGCTTGGCCGGCCGGGCGGGCGCTTTTTTCGCCTTGACGCTGCTGCTTCGCTCGGCGGCGAAATTCGCGCTCGAGCTTTTCATTCTCAACCGCGGCGAACACGACGACCGGCCGCAGGAAGAAAACGCCGCGGCGAGCCGCGGCGAATCGGCGCGGAATTTCGGCCTCAAGCTGCTGAAAACGCTGCCGCTGGCCTGGTTCTTTTACGCGCTCGCCGTGCTCGCCGTGCCGTGGGCGGAAAAATATTTACAGATCTGGCTGCGCGGCAGCGCCTTTTTCCCCCTGCCCGCCATGGCGGTGGCGGCGGCGTCTTTCGCCCACGTCTCCGCGGCGCTGGCGCTGGCCGGTGGCAGTCTGGCCGCGGGCGAACTTTCCGTCGCGCAGGCGGTCTTCGCGCTGCTTTTCGGCAACAGCCTGAGTCTGATCACACGGCTCGTGCGCACCAACGCCGGCTATTATTTCGGCTTTTTCCCGCGCGCCGTCGCTCAGTCCATGCTGCTGTGGAACGTCGCCGTTTCGGCCGCGCTGAGCCTGCTGACGTTGGCGCTGGCGGCGCTGCCGCTGTGCTTTTGA